In the genome of Desulfovibrio desulfuricans, one region contains:
- a CDS encoding MFS transporter — protein MSNAVNDAHAKSNLRRVVISSLMGAVIEWYDFFLYGVVAGLVFNKLFFPSFSPGVGTILAFATFAVGFVARPLGGFVFGHFGDKIGRKKMLILTLEIMGVATVLIGCIPSYDSIGIWAPILLVTCRLAQGIGLGGEWGGAVLMAFESAPANKRAFYGSLPQVGLSIGLMLASGVIGMLSWLLPDEAFIAWGWRLAFVLSAVLVLVGAYIRTSVQETQDFASHKEHVEKIRYPMLDAFKRYPKTLLACVGARVVEGIAFNVFGVFSLTYLTNTCGVSRTVALMAVVVASAVMAVFIPLWGAMADRTSKGRIFGTAALLLGVTSYPVFWVLHNYATTNLFFVYLAIIVPFGIVYAAAYASMASLFSDSFDPTVRYSSISFVYQFSGIFASGLTPMIATMLVQANGSQPWYLCGYLLAAGILSTISTIWLGTLRERTDLLKPATASKTVVANDAATVTDAAV, from the coding sequence ATGAGCAATGCCGTTAATGACGCACATGCCAAGTCAAACCTGCGCCGCGTGGTTATTTCCTCGCTGATGGGCGCGGTCATCGAATGGTATGACTTTTTTCTTTATGGCGTGGTGGCCGGGCTTGTGTTCAACAAGCTGTTCTTCCCTTCGTTTTCGCCCGGCGTAGGCACCATTCTGGCCTTTGCCACCTTTGCCGTGGGCTTTGTAGCCCGTCCGCTTGGCGGTTTTGTTTTTGGCCATTTTGGCGACAAGATCGGCCGCAAAAAAATGCTTATCCTCACCCTTGAGATCATGGGTGTGGCCACCGTGCTTATCGGCTGCATTCCCTCTTACGACAGCATCGGCATCTGGGCGCCCATACTGCTGGTGACCTGCCGCCTTGCCCAGGGCATAGGCCTTGGCGGCGAATGGGGCGGCGCGGTGCTGATGGCCTTTGAATCAGCCCCGGCCAACAAGCGCGCCTTTTACGGCAGCCTGCCTCAGGTAGGCCTCTCGATCGGGCTTATGCTGGCATCTGGCGTGATCGGCATGCTCTCGTGGCTGCTGCCCGACGAGGCATTCATCGCCTGGGGTTGGCGTCTGGCTTTTGTGCTGAGCGCCGTGCTGGTGCTGGTTGGCGCGTACATCCGTACTTCAGTGCAGGAAACCCAGGACTTTGCCTCGCACAAGGAGCATGTGGAAAAAATCCGCTACCCCATGCTCGACGCCTTCAAGCGTTACCCCAAAACACTGCTGGCCTGCGTGGGCGCGCGTGTTGTTGAAGGTATTGCCTTTAACGTGTTTGGCGTGTTTTCTCTCACCTATCTTACCAATACCTGCGGCGTTAGCCGTACGGTAGCCCTGATGGCCGTGGTTGTGGCCTCGGCCGTGATGGCCGTGTTTATTCCCCTCTGGGGCGCCATGGCCGACCGCACCAGCAAGGGCCGTATTTTCGGCACTGCCGCGCTGCTGCTTGGCGTTACGTCCTACCCCGTGTTCTGGGTGCTGCACAACTACGCCACAACCAACCTGTTCTTTGTCTACCTTGCCATCATCGTGCCCTTCGGCATTGTGTACGCCGCTGCCTACGCCAGCATGGCCAGCCTGTTCTCCGACAGTTTTGACCCCACTGTGCGTTACTCGAGCATCTCGTTTGTGTACCAGTTCTCGGGCATATTCGCCTCGGGCCTCACGCCCATGATCGCCACCATGCTGGTGCAGGCCAACGGCTCGCAGCCCTGGTACCTGTGCGGCTATCTGCTGGCGGCGGGCATTCTCAGCACGATTTCGACCATCTGGCTCGGAACCCTGCGTGAACGCACCGACCTGCTGAAGCCCGCCACGGCCAGCAAGACGGTCGTCGCGAATGATGCCGCCACCGTGACCGACGCGGCGGTTTAG
- a CDS encoding amidohydrolase family protein, with protein MNVIDFRFRPNTPEIINGIKNSSMFKAACKAIGFDARKPQPLDEIVADLNNLGVALGVITGRDCETTYGFPANNNSVLEFCRAYPEKFVGFWGIDPHKKMDAVREVERVVADYGMKGIAIDPYLAHIPASEARFYPLYAKCCELNIPVFITMAPPPQVPGAILEYADPRDVDKVARDFPELTIIMSHGGYPFVNEAIYTCLRNANVYMDISEYERAPMVDVYVRAMNDLIPDKVLFASAHPFVELADALDAYRHFELSEEVRRKVMYENARRVLGLS; from the coding sequence ATGAACGTGATTGATTTTCGCTTTCGCCCAAATACGCCAGAGATTATCAACGGCATCAAAAACAGTTCCATGTTCAAGGCCGCTTGCAAGGCCATAGGCTTTGACGCCCGCAAGCCGCAGCCCCTTGACGAGATTGTGGCCGACCTGAACAATCTTGGCGTGGCACTTGGGGTCATTACCGGTCGTGACTGCGAAACCACGTACGGGTTTCCGGCCAACAACAACAGCGTGCTGGAGTTTTGCCGGGCTTATCCCGAAAAGTTTGTGGGGTTTTGGGGCATTGATCCGCACAAGAAAATGGACGCGGTGCGCGAAGTTGAGCGCGTGGTGGCCGACTACGGCATGAAGGGCATTGCCATCGACCCGTACCTTGCGCACATCCCCGCTTCGGAGGCCCGGTTTTACCCGCTGTACGCCAAGTGCTGCGAGCTGAATATCCCGGTCTTCATCACCATGGCCCCGCCGCCGCAGGTGCCGGGAGCCATTCTGGAATACGCGGATCCGCGCGACGTGGACAAGGTTGCCAGGGATTTTCCCGAGCTGACCATCATCATGAGCCACGGCGGGTACCCATTTGTAAACGAGGCCATCTACACATGCCTGCGCAACGCCAACGTGTACATGGATATTTCGGAATATGAGCGCGCGCCCATGGTCGACGTGTATGTACGCGCCATGAACGATCTTATTCCCGACAAGGTTCTTTTTGCCAGCGCCCACCCCTTTGTGGAACTGGCCGACGCCCTTGACGCCTACAGGCACTTCGAACTTTCTGAAGAAGTCCGCCGCAAGGTCATGTATGAAAACGCCCGCCGCGTGCTGGGCCTGTCATAA
- the hpsG gene encoding (2S)-3-sulfopropanediol dehydratase, protein MSTTTCECRSPQEQRLYDKIEGKEDKFRKTHTRVFKLLDRFEGQKPRIDIERALFFTQSMQETDGQPLVLRWAKALMHIAKNMTVYVQDDQLLLGRAGCDGRYGILYPELDGDFLDIAVRDLPTRKTSPATITPEDAKRVVEEIAPYWKGKTYHEALNAALPAEIHKLTYDDPMGLISRFIVNETSSFRSSIQWVHDYEKILKRGFNSIKQEAQEKLDALDPMSCKDTCEKRPFLEAVVIVCDAIVLWAKRHAVLAREMAAKETNPTRKAELLRMADNADHVPGEPARDFWEACQSQWFTQMFSRIEQKTGTTISNGRMDQYFFPFYAKDRAEGKITDAQATELLECMWVGMAEFIDMYISPTGGAFNEGYAHWEAVTVGGQTTDGRDASNALTYLILKSKREFPLHYPDLAARIHSRAPERYLWDVAETIKYGSGFPKLINDEEIVPLYVSKGATFEEALDYAVSGCTEARMPNRDTYTSGGAYINFAAAVEMVLRNGRMKKYGDQQLGVETGDPRKFKTWDEFWNAYVQQHLLFLKAAFTQQYIINKLRAQHFAQPMGSAMHDLCMKHCIDLHQEQIPEGINLGYFEYMGLGTVVDSLAAVKKLVFEEKKLSMDKLLAAINANFEGYDDVRAMLRSAPCYGNNDEYADAIGREIDKISVEYGGKYSMKDLGIHNDVRYVPFTSHVPFGKVVSATPNGRTDGFPLSDGSSASHGADVNGPTAVLLSNYHTKNMGMRDRAARMLNIKFTPKCVEGEQGTEKLVSFIRTFCDLKLWHVQFNVVNKQTLLAAQKDPQKYRNLIVRIAGYSAYFVDLSPDLQNDLIARTEHDVM, encoded by the coding sequence ATGAGCACCACCACTTGCGAATGCCGCTCCCCCCAGGAACAGCGTTTGTACGACAAGATCGAGGGCAAGGAAGACAAGTTCCGCAAAACCCACACCCGCGTTTTCAAGCTGCTGGATCGTTTTGAAGGTCAGAAGCCGCGCATCGACATCGAGCGCGCGCTGTTCTTCACCCAGTCCATGCAGGAAACAGACGGCCAGCCGCTGGTGCTGCGCTGGGCCAAGGCCCTCATGCACATTGCGAAAAACATGACCGTCTACGTGCAGGATGACCAGCTGCTGCTGGGCCGCGCAGGCTGCGACGGCCGTTATGGCATCCTGTACCCCGAGCTGGACGGCGACTTTCTTGATATCGCGGTGCGCGACCTGCCCACCCGCAAGACCTCGCCCGCCACAATCACGCCCGAAGACGCCAAACGCGTTGTTGAAGAGATTGCCCCCTACTGGAAGGGCAAGACCTACCACGAGGCGCTCAACGCCGCTTTGCCCGCCGAGATCCACAAACTTACCTATGATGACCCCATGGGGCTCATCTCGCGCTTTATCGTCAACGAAACTTCGTCCTTCCGCTCGTCCATCCAGTGGGTGCACGACTACGAAAAAATTCTGAAGCGCGGCTTTAACAGCATCAAGCAGGAAGCCCAGGAAAAGCTGGACGCCCTTGACCCCATGAGCTGCAAGGACACCTGCGAAAAGCGCCCCTTCCTCGAAGCCGTTGTCATTGTGTGCGACGCCATCGTGCTGTGGGCCAAGCGGCACGCCGTGCTTGCCCGCGAAATGGCCGCCAAGGAGACCAACCCCACCCGCAAGGCCGAGCTGCTGCGCATGGCCGACAACGCCGACCATGTGCCCGGCGAGCCCGCCCGCGACTTTTGGGAGGCTTGCCAGAGCCAGTGGTTTACCCAGATGTTCTCGCGCATCGAGCAAAAGACCGGCACCACCATTTCCAACGGCCGCATGGACCAGTATTTCTTCCCCTTCTACGCCAAGGACCGCGCCGAAGGTAAGATTACCGACGCTCAGGCCACCGAACTGCTGGAATGCATGTGGGTGGGCATGGCCGAATTTATCGACATGTACATCTCGCCCACCGGCGGCGCGTTCAACGAAGGCTACGCCCACTGGGAGGCCGTGACCGTGGGCGGCCAGACCACCGACGGACGCGACGCCAGCAACGCGCTGACCTACCTTATCCTCAAGTCCAAGCGTGAGTTTCCGCTGCACTACCCCGACCTTGCGGCCCGCATCCACTCCCGCGCGCCCGAGCGCTATCTGTGGGACGTGGCCGAAACCATCAAGTACGGTTCGGGCTTTCCCAAACTTATCAATGACGAAGAAATCGTGCCTCTGTATGTTTCCAAGGGCGCTACCTTTGAGGAAGCCCTGGACTACGCTGTTTCGGGCTGCACCGAGGCCCGCATGCCCAACCGCGACACCTACACCTCGGGCGGCGCGTACATCAACTTTGCCGCCGCCGTGGAAATGGTGCTGCGCAATGGCCGCATGAAGAAATACGGCGACCAGCAGCTGGGCGTCGAAACCGGCGATCCGCGCAAATTCAAAACCTGGGACGAATTCTGGAACGCCTACGTGCAGCAGCACCTGCTGTTCCTCAAGGCGGCCTTTACCCAGCAGTACATCATCAACAAGCTGCGCGCCCAGCACTTTGCCCAGCCCATGGGTTCGGCCATGCACGACCTGTGCATGAAGCACTGCATCGATCTGCATCAGGAGCAGATCCCCGAAGGCATCAACCTGGGCTACTTTGAATACATGGGCCTTGGCACGGTGGTGGACTCCCTGGCCGCCGTGAAAAAGCTGGTGTTTGAAGAAAAAAAGCTGAGCATGGACAAGCTGCTTGCGGCCATAAACGCCAACTTTGAAGGCTATGACGATGTGCGCGCCATGCTGCGCTCCGCCCCCTGCTACGGCAACAACGACGAGTACGCCGACGCCATTGGCCGCGAGATCGACAAGATTTCCGTGGAATACGGCGGCAAGTACTCCATGAAGGATCTGGGCATCCACAACGACGTGCGCTACGTGCCGTTTACCTCGCACGTGCCCTTTGGCAAGGTGGTTTCGGCCACGCCCAACGGCCGCACCGACGGGTTCCCGCTTTCAGACGGCTCCTCCGCTTCGCACGGCGCCGACGTCAACGGCCCCACGGCGGTTCTGCTCTCCAACTACCACACCAAGAACATGGGCATGCGCGACCGCGCCGCCCGCATGCTCAACATCAAGTTCACGCCCAAGTGCGTCGAAGGCGAGCAGGGCACCGAAAAGCTGGTGTCCTTTATCCGCACCTTCTGCGACCTCAAGCTGTGGCATGTGCAGTTCAACGTGGTCAACAAGCAGACCCTGCTGGCTGCGCAAAAAGACCCGCAGAAGTACCGCAACCTTATCGTGCGCATTGCCGGTTACAGCGCCTACTTTGTGGACCTGTCGCCCGACCTGCAGAACGACCTGATTGCCCGTACCGAACACGACGTGATGTAA
- the hpsH gene encoding (2S)-3-sulfopropanediol dehydratase activating enzyme translates to MCLDDCQRQGMVFNIQKYSVHDGPGIRTIVFLKGCALSCRWCSNPESQRREPELAFNAGRCLGVSKCGHCIVACPYGSITLGDDDRLNINRNHCAACHMPCAAACPAQGLLVYGKERTVDDVLNVVEQDMAFYARSGGGLTLSGGEPLLQGEFALALLREARARRIKTAVETCGMVSAETIRAAAEYLNYVLFDIKHMDSAAHEAQTGLPNTRILENFRILAEGFPDLPILARTPVIPGFNDNEETVAAIANFLKPFERVEYEMLPYHRLGTQKYQFLDRPVPMGEVKLAAEHMNRLQAVAQSILGQRVRIPH, encoded by the coding sequence ATGTGTCTGGATGACTGCCAACGCCAAGGCATGGTTTTTAACATACAGAAGTATTCGGTTCATGACGGCCCCGGCATAAGAACCATTGTTTTTTTGAAGGGTTGCGCACTTTCATGCCGTTGGTGCAGCAACCCGGAATCGCAGCGCCGCGAGCCGGAGCTGGCCTTTAACGCCGGGCGCTGCCTGGGCGTCTCCAAATGCGGCCACTGCATTGTGGCCTGTCCCTACGGCTCCATCACCCTGGGCGACGACGACAGGCTCAACATAAACCGCAACCACTGCGCCGCGTGCCACATGCCCTGCGCGGCGGCCTGCCCGGCCCAGGGTTTGCTGGTTTACGGCAAAGAGCGTACAGTAGACGATGTATTGAATGTGGTGGAACAGGATATGGCCTTTTATGCCCGTTCGGGCGGAGGCCTGACGCTCTCGGGCGGCGAACCCCTGCTGCAGGGCGAATTTGCCCTGGCGCTGCTGCGCGAGGCGCGGGCGCGGCGCATCAAGACCGCCGTGGAAACCTGCGGCATGGTCTCCGCTGAAACCATCCGCGCGGCTGCGGAATACCTGAACTATGTGCTCTTTGACATCAAGCACATGGACAGCGCCGCGCACGAAGCGCAAACAGGTCTGCCCAATACGCGCATCCTCGAAAACTTTCGCATTCTGGCGGAGGGGTTTCCCGATCTGCCCATTCTGGCGCGCACGCCGGTCATCCCCGGCTTTAACGACAACGAAGAAACCGTGGCGGCCATTGCCAATTTTCTCAAGCCGTTTGAACGCGTAGAATACGAAATGCTGCCCTATCACCGTCTGGGCACGCAAAAATACCAGTTTCTCGACAGACCTGTGCCCATGGGCGAGGTAAAACTGGCCGCGGAACACATGAACAGACTCCAGGCAGTGGCGCAGAGCATTCTGGGCCAGAGGGTCCGTATTCCGCACTAA
- a CDS encoding sigma-54 interaction domain-containing protein produces the protein MACRSSELLSKHVERILDALPEGVFISDAAGTSLRVNRMYEQLTGLTQEQIRGKNVRDLVQEGTFDCILNPEIVRTGRPTTHVQQLKDGKKLVLTGFPVFDGKGDLCLVVTFARDVTLLAQLQDQVAGQCKLIDQINDQLAYIAQGAAKSREPVYAGRAMGDVISLLGRFAHTDATVLILGETGAGKDVFARYTHSQSARSDKILLKVDCGGISESLTESELFGYMPGAFTGASSKGKAGYFEIADGSTIFLDEVGELPLSMQTRLLRVLQDGEIMRVGASSPRKVDVRIIAATNRDLAQSVEAGTFRRDLYYRLNVATVRIPPLRERQEDVRALAEHYLAQYTAKYHKAMAFMDVTLDIMSAYAWPGNVRELQNLVHSLVITLTGPLISPRDLPPQISGATREPSCYSEDILAARRPLRDIMAEMERDFLLKALEVHGSVQRVAELFQINRSTVFRKLQGARRQD, from the coding sequence ATGGCATGCAGATCTTCCGAGCTTCTTTCAAAACATGTGGAACGCATACTCGACGCCCTGCCCGAAGGCGTTTTTATCAGTGACGCCGCAGGCACAAGCCTGCGCGTCAACCGCATGTACGAGCAGCTTACAGGCCTCACCCAGGAGCAGATACGCGGCAAAAATGTGCGGGATCTGGTTCAGGAAGGCACGTTTGACTGCATCCTGAACCCGGAAATCGTGCGCACGGGCAGGCCCACCACCCATGTGCAGCAGCTCAAAGACGGCAAAAAACTGGTGCTTACGGGCTTTCCTGTTTTTGACGGCAAGGGCGATCTGTGCCTGGTGGTGACCTTTGCGCGCGATGTAACCCTGCTGGCGCAGCTGCAGGACCAGGTCGCCGGGCAGTGCAAGCTCATCGACCAGATCAACGACCAGCTGGCCTACATAGCGCAGGGCGCCGCCAAATCGCGCGAGCCGGTGTACGCCGGCAGAGCCATGGGCGACGTGATCTCGCTGCTGGGGCGGTTTGCCCACACCGACGCCACGGTGCTCATCCTTGGCGAGACAGGCGCGGGCAAGGACGTCTTTGCCCGCTACACCCACTCGCAGTCGGCCCGCAGCGATAAAATTCTGCTCAAGGTGGACTGCGGCGGCATATCAGAGTCGCTCACCGAGTCGGAGCTGTTCGGCTACATGCCGGGGGCGTTTACCGGGGCATCCAGCAAGGGCAAGGCAGGCTACTTTGAAATAGCCGACGGCAGCACCATTTTTCTGGACGAAGTGGGCGAGCTGCCGCTCTCCATGCAGACGCGCCTGCTGCGCGTGCTGCAGGACGGAGAGATCATGCGGGTTGGGGCCTCCAGCCCCCGCAAGGTGGACGTGCGCATCATCGCCGCCACCAACCGCGACCTGGCCCAAAGCGTTGAGGCAGGAACCTTCCGCCGCGACCTGTATTACCGCCTCAATGTTGCTACCGTGCGCATACCGCCCCTGCGCGAGCGGCAAGAAGACGTGCGCGCCCTGGCGGAGCACTACCTTGCCCAGTACACCGCCAAGTACCACAAGGCCATGGCCTTTATGGACGTGACCCTCGACATCATGTCGGCCTACGCATGGCCGGGCAACGTACGCGAGCTGCAAAATCTTGTGCACAGCCTGGTCATCACGCTCACCGGCCCGCTCATTTCGCCGCGCGACCTGCCCCCGCAGATATCGGGGGCAACCCGCGAGCCCTCGTGCTATTCCGAAGACATCCTCGCCGCACGCCGCCCCCTGCGCGACATCATGGCCGAGATGGAACGGGATTTTCTGCTCAAGGCCCTGGAGGTGCACGGCTCGGTGCAGCGCGTGGCTGAACTTTTTCAGATCAACCGCAGCACGGTGTTCCGCAAGTTGCAGGGCGCAAGGCGGCAGGACTGA
- a CDS encoding DMT family transporter, which yields MLWLLQRRRGGNALRAGSWGAALALFGYMACFSWAYVRLSAGAGALIIAVAVQAGMLAAGLLLGQRPGRAQSLGIGIAMAGLVYLLLPGLDAPPAGAATVIFCSGLCWAVYTICGRGGNDATAATAGNFIRCVPLALALLVWGAFFNTLGAPAAWSGAGVACALAAGALASALGYVLWYAVLRWLSVPSAAVVQLSVPLITAVGGALLMDEGLSLRLLVSALAILGGIFCATVLPQLRRRL from the coding sequence ATGCTCTGGCTGCTTCAACGGCGGCGCGGCGGCAATGCGCTACGCGCGGGCAGCTGGGGCGCAGCGCTGGCGCTGTTTGGCTATATGGCGTGTTTTTCGTGGGCCTATGTGCGGCTTTCTGCCGGCGCCGGAGCGCTGATCATCGCGGTTGCGGTGCAGGCGGGCATGCTTGCCGCCGGGCTGCTGCTGGGACAACGACCCGGCAGGGCGCAAAGCCTGGGCATTGGCATTGCCATGGCGGGCCTTGTCTATCTGCTGCTGCCGGGGCTGGACGCCCCCCCGGCGGGAGCGGCCACGGTCATATTCTGCTCCGGCCTGTGCTGGGCGGTCTATACCATCTGCGGCAGGGGGGGCAACGACGCGACAGCGGCCACTGCGGGCAATTTTATCCGCTGCGTGCCGCTGGCCCTTGCACTGCTTGTCTGGGGAGCCTTTTTCAATACCTTGGGCGCGCCCGCAGCCTGGTCTGGCGCGGGGGTCGCCTGCGCGCTGGCCGCTGGCGCGCTGGCCTCGGCCCTGGGCTATGTGCTGTGGTATGCGGTGCTGCGCTGGCTCAGCGTGCCCTCCGCCGCCGTGGTGCAGCTGAGCGTGCCGCTCATTACCGCCGTCGGCGGCGCGCTGCTTATGGACGAGGGCCTGAGCCTGCGCCTGCTGGTAAGCGCCCTGGCCATACTTGGCGGCATTTTTTGCGCCACCGTCCTGCCCCAGCTACGGCGCAGGCTGTAA
- the slyA gene encoding transcriptional regulator SlyA → MSASTREIVGMTLGRTARMWRNKLDERLSPLGLTQARWLVLMHLSRMGGEAPQKELAASVGVEGPTLVRVLDGLERLGLVQRLGVEGDRRARRVCLTARADGVISDIMRIGANLRAEALLGITDAEIESFYRVLETIMANLAAAPSK, encoded by the coding sequence ATGAGCGCTTCCACGAGAGAAATAGTCGGTATGACCCTTGGCCGCACGGCCCGCATGTGGCGAAACAAGCTTGACGAGCGCCTGTCGCCGCTGGGGCTGACCCAGGCGCGCTGGCTGGTGCTGATGCACCTTTCGCGCATGGGCGGCGAAGCGCCGCAAAAGGAGCTTGCCGCCTCTGTGGGGGTGGAGGGCCCGACCCTCGTGCGCGTGCTGGACGGCCTTGAGCGTCTGGGCCTTGTGCAGCGCCTGGGCGTGGAGGGAGACCGCCGCGCGCGGCGCGTGTGCCTTACCGCCAGGGCCGATGGCGTCATAAGCGATATCATGCGCATAGGTGCGAACCTGCGCGCTGAAGCCCTGCTCGGCATTACTGACGCCGAGATCGAGAGTTTTTACCGGGTGCTGGAGACAATTATGGCCAATCTGGCCGCAGCGCCGTCAAAATAG
- a CDS encoding lipoate--protein ligase — protein sequence MRIIYNTCTDAPFNLAAEDWLLHNSDADVFMLWRNASAVVVGRNQNTYSEINADYVRENHIPVVRRLTGGGAVFHDLGNINFTFISLNNQAGLLDFRRFAGPIIEALNSLGVPCKFNGRNDMVVGESKISGNAQHSHRDRLLHHGTLLYSANLDSVSSALRPSPAKYTDKSVKSVRGRVRNIVDFLPQPMPIEAFIDYLMRFVASDQPGGSTCLRPDEITAIDALAEERYRSWYWNFGYSPNYAFERSAKTPGGVLEVHMDVREGIIVDIRLFGDYFGVRDVVELEDMLCGCRHERSALERRLALVHIEAYIQGVGERIFLDCLF from the coding sequence ATGCGCATTATCTATAACACGTGTACAGACGCGCCTTTCAATCTTGCGGCAGAAGACTGGCTGCTGCATAACTCTGATGCCGACGTCTTTATGTTGTGGCGCAATGCCTCGGCTGTTGTCGTCGGCCGCAACCAGAACACGTATTCCGAAATCAACGCGGACTACGTGCGCGAAAACCATATTCCCGTGGTGCGCAGGCTTACGGGCGGCGGAGCGGTTTTTCACGATCTGGGCAACATCAACTTTACCTTTATCAGCCTCAACAACCAGGCGGGGTTGCTGGACTTCAGGCGGTTTGCGGGGCCCATCATCGAGGCGCTGAATTCTCTTGGGGTCCCCTGCAAGTTTAACGGGCGCAACGATATGGTGGTGGGAGAGAGCAAAATTTCGGGCAATGCGCAGCATTCGCACCGCGACCGCCTGTTGCACCACGGCACCCTGCTGTATTCCGCCAACCTTGATTCCGTCTCCTCCGCGCTCAGGCCCAGCCCGGCCAAATACACCGACAAGTCTGTCAAAAGCGTGCGCGGTCGCGTGCGCAATATCGTGGATTTTTTGCCCCAGCCCATGCCCATTGAGGCGTTCATCGACTATCTCATGCGATTTGTTGCCAGCGACCAGCCCGGCGGCAGCACCTGTCTGAGGCCGGACGAAATAACGGCCATTGATGCCTTGGCCGAAGAACGTTACCGCTCATGGTACTGGAATTTTGGCTATTCGCCCAATTATGCCTTTGAGCGCAGTGCAAAAACGCCGGGCGGCGTGCTTGAAGTGCATATGGACGTGCGCGAGGGCATTATTGTCGACATTCGGCTGTTCGGCGACTATTTTGGCGTGCGCGACGTGGTGGAGCTTGAGGACATGCTTTGCGGCTGCCGTCATGAACGGTCGGCCCTTGAGCGGCGTCTGGCCCTGGTGCATATCGAAGCCTACATCCAGGGAGTGGGCGAGCGCATTTTTCTGGACTGTCTTTTTTAG
- the larA gene encoding nickel-dependent lactate racemase encodes MAQHYMKYGDKEFSVQLGNGLIAAELHSNLVALPRKSALEHINEALDNPIGSPRLEAMLKPGQTVCLVVPDSTRLWQSPSVYVPAVVARLNKCGIRDADIRILTATGTHRSMSREEHIAIVSEDIYNRITVIDHKCRESADMVKAGVTSRGTEVWFNRVAMESDHIILTGGVVYHFLAGYGGGPKYLLPGIASYETIQRHHNLALNNGFGSGTNAAVRSANMENSNVFHADLEEAALLAKPSFLLNVVVDDNYNIIKAVAGDMVQAHREACALVDAIDGVDVSERTPMVIASAGGAPKDINFYQTIKTLANALAVVSPGGTIIILSACTEGFGSPDTQRQICDFDNMQAREKDLRENFSIGSYVGFLFAESAEKHNLIMVSAMDPADFAKTKIHITKTLDEALELAKKCNGGRELRATLLPHGANTLPKLQARA; translated from the coding sequence ATGGCACAGCATTACATGAAATACGGCGACAAGGAATTTTCCGTGCAGCTCGGCAATGGTCTTATCGCAGCGGAACTGCATTCAAACCTGGTTGCCCTGCCCCGCAAAAGCGCCCTTGAACATATCAACGAGGCCCTGGACAACCCCATCGGCAGTCCCCGGCTGGAGGCAATGCTCAAGCCCGGCCAGACCGTATGCCTTGTGGTGCCCGATTCTACCCGGTTGTGGCAGTCGCCCAGCGTCTACGTGCCTGCGGTCGTGGCCCGACTGAACAAGTGCGGCATACGCGATGCGGATATCCGTATTCTTACGGCCACCGGCACGCACCGGTCCATGTCGCGCGAGGAGCACATCGCCATCGTGTCCGAGGATATTTACAACCGCATTACGGTCATCGACCACAAGTGCCGGGAATCGGCCGACATGGTCAAGGCTGGCGTGACCAGCCGGGGAACCGAGGTGTGGTTTAACCGCGTCGCCATGGAGAGCGACCATATTATCCTCACAGGCGGGGTGGTGTACCATTTTCTGGCCGGGTACGGCGGCGGTCCCAAGTATCTGCTGCCGGGCATAGCCAGTTACGAGACCATCCAGCGGCACCACAACCTGGCCCTGAACAACGGCTTTGGCAGTGGAACCAACGCCGCCGTGCGCAGCGCAAATATGGAAAACAGCAATGTTTTTCATGCCGATCTGGAAGAAGCGGCCCTGCTGGCCAAGCCCAGCTTTTTGCTCAACGTGGTGGTGGACGACAACTACAACATCATCAAGGCAGTGGCGGGCGATATGGTGCAGGCCCACCGCGAGGCCTGCGCGCTTGTCGACGCCATTGACGGCGTTGACGTAAGCGAGCGTACTCCCATGGTTATCGCCAGCGCTGGCGGCGCGCCCAAGGACATCAATTTTTATCAGACCATCAAAACGCTGGCCAATGCCCTTGCCGTGGTAAGCCCCGGCGGCACCATCATCATACTTTCCGCCTGTACCGAAGGCTTTGGCAGCCCGGACACGCAGCGCCAGATCTGCGATTTTGACAATATGCAGGCGCGCGAAAAAGACCTGCGCGAAAACTTTTCCATAGGCAGCTACGTGGGCTTTCTGTTTGCGGAATCGGCCGAAAAGCACAACCTGATCATGGTCAGCGCCATGGACCCGGCTGACTTTGCCAAAACAAAAATTCACATCACCAAAACGCTGGATGAAGCTCTGGAGCTTGCAAAAAAATGTAATGGAGGCCGCGAGCTGCGCGCAACGCTGCTGCCGCACGGGGCCAATACCCTGCCCAAGCTTCAGGCCCGCGCGTAG